From one Polynucleobacter sp. UK-FUSCHL-C3 genomic stretch:
- a CDS encoding HAD-IA family hydrolase, protein MKYEERRYDLIVWDWDGTIMDSTPTIVHCIQQACRDLDFPVPDDSIASYVIGLGVQDSLRRVAPSVHPARFPELVDRFRYHYLSKDHELHLFVGIRELLEDLKNKGFLLGVATGKPRRGLNRSLDFHELKHIFHDTRTADESFSKPHPGMLLDLSDSLQVPVRKMLMIGDTTHDLEMAESAGVDGIAVSYGAHPADALRSAKSLACLDNVEQLAAWLYSNLDIQHPTPIEISK, encoded by the coding sequence GTGAAATACGAAGAGCGACGCTACGATTTGATTGTCTGGGATTGGGACGGAACCATTATGGATTCGACGCCCACGATTGTGCATTGCATCCAGCAGGCCTGCCGTGATCTTGATTTTCCGGTTCCGGATGATTCCATCGCAAGCTATGTGATTGGTTTGGGTGTGCAAGATTCATTACGTCGAGTGGCTCCTTCGGTCCATCCCGCGCGCTTTCCTGAATTAGTCGATCGGTTTCGTTATCACTATCTCTCTAAAGATCATGAGCTTCACTTATTTGTAGGTATCAGAGAGTTATTAGAGGACTTAAAAAACAAAGGATTTTTGTTGGGCGTGGCTACCGGTAAGCCAAGGCGAGGGTTAAATCGCTCCTTGGACTTTCATGAACTCAAGCACATCTTTCATGACACTCGCACTGCCGACGAATCCTTTTCTAAGCCACATCCCGGCATGTTGCTAGACCTATCGGATAGTCTACAAGTACCGGTGCGCAAAATGTTAATGATTGGCGATACCACCCATGACCTTGAGATGGCTGAGTCCGCAGGGGTTGATGGAATAGCAGTAAGCTACGGCGCACATCCAGCCGATGCCTTGAGGTCTGCAAAATCTCTCGCCTGCCTTGATAATGTGGAACAGTTAGCTGCTTGGTTGTACAGTAATTTAGACATTCAGCATCCCACCCCTATTGAGATAAGTAAATAG
- a CDS encoding Maf family nucleotide pyrophosphatase: MANTKQLVLASSSIYRRQLLERLGLPFTIASPDVDETPLKHELPETMTRRLAQLKASALSKQFPEAWIIGSDQSADLHGQIIGKPGNHERALAQLKQMQGQTVVFHTALCLLKGKEYKTLSVPTLVRFRNLPDESLENYLRIEKPYDCAGSAKSEGMGIILLERIESDDPTALIGLPLIALSGLLREAGFVIPHV, from the coding sequence ATGGCAAATACCAAACAACTTGTTCTGGCTTCTAGCTCTATTTATCGTCGCCAACTGCTAGAGCGCTTGGGTTTGCCATTTACTATTGCGTCTCCCGATGTTGATGAGACCCCCCTAAAGCATGAGTTACCAGAGACAATGACACGGCGACTCGCCCAATTAAAAGCAAGTGCTCTTAGCAAACAGTTCCCCGAGGCATGGATTATTGGCTCCGATCAAAGCGCAGACCTTCATGGCCAAATCATTGGCAAGCCTGGCAATCATGAGCGAGCGCTTGCCCAACTAAAACAGATGCAAGGGCAAACTGTCGTCTTTCATACCGCCTTATGTCTTCTTAAGGGAAAAGAATATAAAACGCTTAGCGTTCCCACGCTTGTGCGTTTTCGTAATCTACCTGATGAAAGCCTAGAGAATTATTTACGGATTGAGAAACCTTATGATTGTGCAGGGAGCGCCAAGTCGGAAGGAATGGGAATCATTCTTCTTGAGCGAATAGAAAGTGATGATCCAACTGCTTTGATTGGTCTACCCCTAATTGCACTCTCTGGCCTTTTACGCGAAGCGGGTTTTGTAATTCCTCATGTCTAA
- a CDS encoding RluA family pseudouridine synthase: MRKTINPAPKKSVSAKKSSKTPALQAVFETIGQDSAGQRLDNYLLRWAKGVPKSHVYRIIRSGEVRINKKRALPTSRLVEGDIVRLPPTRLAEAPKTGAGISQTKATELAAKIPTLFEDDYLLIIDKPSGLAVHGGSGVSLGAIELLRKARPESKFLELVHRLDRDTSGILIFAKKRSALVEMHRQIREGLTDKRYRLLAHGEISQGAGTAQLKFPLLKYLLENGERRVRVDPKGQVSHTNLRVTEILKSDLGSITLAEAQLKTGRTHQIRVHLQKIGHPILGDDKYGIDDEDKRLKVKHLFLHAHLAVFAHPKTQEKMRIEADVPKAFREWLTRWECKTLPMQT, encoded by the coding sequence ATGAGGAAAACCATTAATCCCGCCCCAAAAAAGAGCGTTTCTGCCAAGAAATCTAGTAAAACACCTGCATTACAGGCTGTTTTTGAGACCATTGGCCAGGATTCTGCTGGCCAGAGGCTTGATAATTACTTACTCCGCTGGGCTAAAGGTGTGCCCAAAAGCCATGTTTATCGAATTATTCGCTCTGGTGAGGTCCGCATTAATAAAAAAAGGGCCCTACCGACATCCAGGCTTGTCGAGGGCGATATTGTTCGCCTTCCGCCCACTCGGCTAGCCGAAGCCCCAAAAACTGGTGCTGGGATTTCTCAGACGAAGGCAACTGAGCTGGCTGCAAAGATACCCACCCTGTTTGAAGATGATTATTTGCTCATCATCGATAAACCCTCCGGATTGGCTGTTCATGGTGGATCGGGTGTGAGTTTGGGGGCGATTGAGTTACTCCGGAAGGCAAGACCAGAGAGTAAGTTCTTAGAATTGGTTCATCGTCTAGACCGTGATACTTCTGGTATTTTGATCTTTGCAAAAAAACGTAGCGCTCTTGTAGAGATGCATCGACAGATCCGTGAGGGTTTAACGGATAAGCGTTATAGGCTCCTGGCTCATGGTGAGATTTCTCAAGGGGCTGGTACTGCGCAACTTAAGTTTCCCCTACTAAAGTATCTTTTGGAAAATGGAGAACGCAGGGTTCGGGTTGATCCAAAGGGTCAGGTTAGTCATACCAATCTTCGGGTCACGGAGATTCTAAAAAGTGATCTAGGTAGCATTACTCTTGCTGAAGCGCAATTGAAAACGGGTCGTACTCATCAGATTCGGGTGCACTTGCAAAAGATTGGCCATCCCATTTTGGGGGATGATAAATACGGCATTGATGATGAAGATAAACGTCTTAAGGTAAAGCATTTGTTCTTGCATGCTCACCTCGCAGTATTTGCACACCCCAAGACTCAGGAAAAAATGCGGATCGAGGCAGATGTACCAAAGGCATTCAGAGAATGGTTAACTCGGTGGGAGTGCAAGACTCTACCCATGCAAACATAA
- the moaA gene encoding GTP 3',8-cyclase MoaA: MVERVIPIRKETREGPLPLIPETLSEAHGRTLDLRHRPLRDLRISVTDRCNFRCTYCMPKEVFDQNYPYLAQQELLSFEEIYRLAHIFATLGVEKIRLTGGEPLLRKDIEKLITMLSEIKTPKGQSLDLTLTTNGSLLQKKSAQLKTAGLQRITVSLDAIDDAIFKKMNDVDYPVSDVLNGIEAAKNAGFTGIKVNMVVKKGTNEQEILPMAKHFRNSGVTLRFIEFMDVGSSNGWNLAEVLPSADVIAMIHEHFPLEQVDPNYSGEVAQRWRYQDGSGEIGVISSVTQTFCHECTRARLSTDGQLFLCLFATQGFDFKTLLRSGKSDLEIANAVMHTWSSREDRYSELRHLNTQDPKRADRKVEMSYIGG; encoded by the coding sequence ATGGTTGAACGCGTAATCCCCATTCGCAAAGAGACTCGAGAGGGTCCTTTGCCATTGATTCCTGAGACTCTTTCTGAGGCTCATGGTCGAACCTTGGATCTACGACATAGACCTTTGCGAGACTTACGCATATCCGTGACCGATCGGTGCAACTTTCGTTGTACCTATTGCATGCCTAAAGAGGTTTTTGATCAAAACTATCCGTACCTAGCTCAACAAGAATTGTTGAGCTTTGAAGAAATTTATCGCTTAGCTCATATTTTTGCCACACTGGGTGTTGAGAAAATTCGCTTGACTGGTGGCGAGCCTCTTCTGCGTAAAGATATTGAAAAACTCATTACCATGTTGTCCGAGATCAAAACACCCAAGGGTCAATCTCTCGATCTAACACTCACAACAAATGGCAGTCTTTTGCAAAAAAAGTCGGCGCAGTTAAAGACCGCTGGCTTACAGCGTATTACCGTGAGTCTTGATGCAATCGACGATGCCATTTTCAAAAAAATGAATGATGTTGACTATCCCGTTTCCGATGTCTTAAATGGAATTGAAGCGGCTAAGAACGCCGGCTTTACCGGAATTAAAGTCAATATGGTTGTTAAAAAAGGTACGAATGAGCAAGAGATTTTGCCAATGGCAAAACACTTTCGTAATAGCGGGGTTACCTTACGATTTATCGAGTTTATGGATGTTGGTAGTTCAAATGGTTGGAACTTGGCTGAGGTGCTTCCCTCGGCAGATGTCATTGCAATGATTCATGAGCATTTTCCACTTGAGCAAGTTGATCCCAATTACTCTGGGGAAGTAGCTCAGCGTTGGCGCTATCAAGATGGCTCTGGTGAAATTGGTGTGATCTCGAGCGTGACCCAAACCTTTTGCCACGAATGTACTCGCGCACGTCTATCTACCGATGGCCAACTATTTTTATGTTTATTTGCGACGCAAGGGTTTGACTTCAAAACACTTCTGCGTTCTGGAAAAAGTGACCTAGAAATTGCGAATGCAGTGATGCATACCTGGTCCTCCAGAGAGGATCGCTACTCTGAACTAAGACACCTCAATACCCAAGATCCGAAACGAGCTGATCGTAAAGTTGAAATGTCTTATATCGGCGGCTAA
- the mobA gene encoding molybdenum cofactor guanylyltransferase MobA produces the protein MGSISVSDITGLVLAGGRAQRMGGIDKGLIPFKGLPLIESALERLKPQVNTILINANRNHSIYSSYGYPVLADEDDSFSGPLAGFVAGLKACKTPYLMTVPCDSPLFPLNLAKQLAITLEAEQSKIGYASSKDMAGKVWAQPVFCLMRRDLLDSLTSFLASGERKIDRWFANENAASTLFADDVVFANANTPEELAQLESFTHSH, from the coding sequence ATGGGATCAATTTCGGTATCCGATATCACTGGTCTTGTCTTAGCAGGTGGTCGCGCTCAACGAATGGGCGGTATTGATAAAGGCTTGATTCCGTTTAAAGGATTGCCTTTAATCGAGTCTGCTCTCGAAAGACTCAAACCCCAAGTGAATACGATACTGATCAATGCCAATCGCAATCATTCAATCTACTCATCGTATGGCTATCCTGTTTTAGCAGATGAGGACGATAGTTTTTCAGGCCCCCTAGCTGGGTTTGTGGCAGGACTCAAGGCTTGCAAAACCCCCTATTTAATGACCGTACCCTGTGATTCCCCACTCTTCCCTCTTAATCTTGCCAAGCAACTGGCGATTACTCTTGAGGCAGAGCAGTCAAAGATTGGATATGCATCTAGCAAAGACATGGCCGGTAAGGTATGGGCACAACCGGTCTTTTGTTTGATGCGTAGAGATCTACTGGATTCCTTAACAAGCTTCTTAGCGAGTGGTGAACGAAAAATAGACCGTTGGTTTGCTAATGAAAATGCAGCATCCACACTATTTGCTGATGACGTTGTATTTGCAAATGCCAATACTCCC
- a CDS encoding Rne/Rng family ribonuclease, which translates to MKRMLFNATQQEELRVAIVDGQKLIDIDIESAGREQRKGNIYKGVITRIEPSLEACFVNYGEERHGFLPFKEVARTYFKEGIDVRNASIKDALREGQEIIVQVEKEERGQKGAALTSFVSLAGRYLVLMPNNPRGGGVSRRIEGEDRQELREAMAQLEVPDGMSIIARTAGIGRDAVELQWDLNYLMQLWKAIDEAVKGNSAPLLIYLESSLVIRAIRDYFQPDIGEILIDTDDIYEQAQAFMSVVMPDNLPRVKRYQDDVPLFSRFQIEHQIETAYSRTVPLPSGGAIVIDHTEALVSVDVNSARATRGSDIEETATRTNLEAADEIARQMRLRDLGGLIVIDFIDMESAKSQRDVENRLRDALRHDRARVQTGKISKFGLMELSRQRLRPALSEASHVTCPRCNGTGHIRDTESSALQVLRIIQEEAMKENTAAIHCQVPVDVVAFLLNEKRAEVIKIESRFKVHVLMIPNKHLETPHYKLERLRHDDPRLDEQKLSYVMVEESTRELETDTVIGRKNEEVRTRPEAAVKGITPSQPAPMASARPARESASAKTGEASSGGIFGFFKKIFSPATPAKPEEVKPNARPEGRGRNGDHNNRNRGRNRQDRTARSDNTDRPEKAADTGEQNQNRPRQAGRGRNRGERNQQQERNDQASPQQTKGPAPDLSDSEVSNEDQRRGRNRRGRGRNRGERSERNDSPAQELNSGIPMGLGGRSASMPLSDLTRSFREGSAPRRSGSNRSPRPEQRVQSESVPTPTSSGQSISETRVTAPIIVPELPKVAFTPLAEEPLKNVIQTAGMVWVGTDSNKLAEVQNQIQSESPAPRAQREPKPPTNLPAGPMVLVETGGQEKTIDKNG; encoded by the coding sequence ATGAAACGCATGTTATTTAATGCAACGCAACAGGAAGAGTTGCGAGTCGCAATTGTTGATGGTCAGAAATTAATCGACATCGATATTGAATCCGCCGGACGCGAGCAGCGCAAAGGCAATATTTACAAAGGTGTCATTACCCGCATTGAGCCCTCTCTCGAGGCCTGCTTTGTGAACTATGGTGAAGAGCGCCATGGCTTCTTGCCATTTAAAGAGGTTGCCCGCACCTACTTTAAGGAAGGTATTGATGTCCGCAATGCGTCGATCAAAGATGCCTTGCGCGAAGGTCAAGAAATTATTGTTCAGGTAGAAAAGGAAGAGCGGGGCCAAAAAGGTGCTGCACTGACCTCTTTTGTCTCCCTAGCTGGTCGCTATCTCGTTCTAATGCCCAATAATCCCCGAGGAGGCGGAGTATCCCGTCGTATCGAGGGGGAGGATCGTCAAGAGCTGCGTGAGGCGATGGCACAGTTAGAGGTGCCTGATGGCATGAGCATTATTGCCAGAACTGCAGGTATTGGTCGCGATGCCGTTGAATTGCAATGGGATCTGAACTATCTCATGCAGTTATGGAAAGCCATTGATGAAGCAGTCAAGGGAAACTCAGCGCCATTATTGATTTATCTTGAATCAAGCTTGGTAATTCGTGCAATCCGCGACTATTTCCAACCGGATATCGGTGAAATCCTGATTGATACCGATGATATCTATGAGCAAGCTCAGGCATTTATGTCGGTCGTGATGCCAGATAACTTACCGCGAGTTAAGCGCTATCAAGACGATGTGCCCCTGTTTTCTCGATTCCAGATTGAGCATCAGATCGAGACCGCCTACTCCAGAACCGTCCCTCTACCATCTGGTGGAGCAATTGTTATCGATCACACTGAAGCCTTGGTATCGGTTGACGTCAACTCGGCGCGTGCAACACGTGGATCTGATATTGAAGAAACTGCTACTCGTACCAACCTTGAGGCTGCCGATGAGATCGCTAGACAAATGCGTCTTCGTGACCTAGGCGGTCTGATCGTGATTGATTTCATTGATATGGAATCAGCGAAGAGTCAACGAGATGTTGAAAATCGCTTACGCGACGCCCTTCGTCATGATCGTGCACGGGTTCAAACCGGCAAGATCTCCAAGTTTGGCTTGATGGAATTATCACGTCAGCGTTTGCGACCAGCCCTATCGGAAGCAAGTCATGTCACATGCCCACGGTGTAATGGCACAGGCCATATTCGTGATACAGAATCCTCTGCCCTTCAGGTATTGCGCATTATTCAAGAAGAGGCGATGAAGGAGAACACGGCTGCAATCCACTGTCAGGTTCCAGTCGATGTCGTTGCCTTCCTCTTAAATGAGAAACGTGCTGAGGTTATCAAGATTGAGTCTCGCTTTAAGGTTCATGTCTTAATGATTCCAAATAAGCATCTTGAGACGCCCCATTACAAATTAGAGCGCTTACGTCACGATGACCCCCGCCTAGATGAACAAAAGCTTAGCTATGTAATGGTGGAAGAGTCTACGCGTGAGCTTGAGACCGACACTGTGATTGGTCGCAAGAATGAAGAAGTGCGCACACGTCCTGAGGCGGCCGTCAAGGGCATTACTCCCAGCCAGCCAGCGCCCATGGCAAGTGCTCGCCCCGCTCGCGAAAGCGCCTCTGCTAAAACAGGTGAGGCATCCTCTGGTGGAATCTTCGGATTCTTTAAAAAGATATTCTCTCCTGCTACCCCCGCCAAACCCGAAGAGGTCAAACCTAATGCTCGTCCAGAAGGTCGGGGACGTAACGGCGATCACAATAATCGTAATCGCGGTCGCAATCGTCAAGACAGAACTGCGCGTAGCGATAATACGGATCGTCCAGAAAAAGCTGCAGATACTGGTGAGCAAAACCAGAATCGCCCACGTCAGGCAGGTCGGGGACGTAACCGCGGTGAGCGCAATCAACAGCAAGAGCGTAACGATCAAGCATCCCCCCAACAAACTAAGGGTCCAGCGCCTGACTTAAGCGATTCAGAAGTGAGTAACGAGGATCAGCGTCGTGGTCGTAATCGTCGTGGTCGCGGTCGTAACCGCGGTGAGCGATCTGAGCGCAATGACAGTCCCGCCCAAGAATTAAATAGCGGTATTCCAATGGGTCTAGGTGGTCGTTCTGCCTCAATGCCGCTATCGGATCTGACTCGCAGCTTTAGAGAGGGTTCTGCACCGCGTCGTTCAGGATCTAATCGCAGCCCCAGACCAGAACAAAGAGTGCAAAGTGAGAGCGTCCCTACTCCAACATCTAGCGGCCAGAGCATTTCGGAGACTAGAGTTACAGCACCGATTATTGTTCCCGAACTACCCAAAGTTGCCTTCACGCCACTTGCTGAAGAACCGCTAAAAAATGTTATTCAGACTGCTGGAATGGTTTGGGTTGGTACCGATAGCAACAAACTCGCTGAAGTACAAAACCAGATTCAGTCTGAGAGCCCTGCGCCTAGAGCGCAACGTGAGCCAAAGCCACCTACCAATCTCCCTGCAGGGCCTATGGTTCTTGTGGAAACGGGTGGCCAAGAAAAAACCATTGATAAAAATGGTTAG
- a CDS encoding YceD family protein, whose protein sequence is MSSHSANPIVQLAITPKSLGKIDILAPVSYVGEGFLNLADFGRLRNEAVHLDPLDGFYCELRSHHRDGMPVLEINLKGQLTLSCQRCLQPLVFEFGQKKHFVFVKTEEEADDFPMDNDAEEAMVASHSFDLLEAIEDEILLAIPNAPKHSIEDCQISQEGGGTEPQNPFKVLKSLKK, encoded by the coding sequence ATGAGTTCTCATTCTGCTAATCCAATCGTTCAGCTGGCAATCACCCCAAAATCCCTTGGGAAGATAGACATATTAGCCCCAGTTTCTTATGTTGGAGAGGGTTTCCTGAATCTGGCAGATTTCGGCAGATTACGAAATGAGGCCGTACACCTTGATCCCCTCGATGGTTTTTATTGCGAACTACGCAGCCATCATCGAGATGGAATGCCAGTATTGGAAATTAACCTTAAGGGGCAATTAACACTGTCCTGTCAGCGTTGTTTGCAGCCCTTGGTATTTGAGTTTGGGCAGAAAAAACACTTTGTTTTTGTGAAAACTGAAGAAGAGGCTGACGATTTCCCCATGGACAATGACGCCGAAGAGGCAATGGTTGCCAGTCACAGCTTTGACCTCTTGGAGGCTATTGAGGATGAGATCTTGCTAGCTATCCCCAATGCCCCAAAACACTCCATTGAGGACTGCCAAATTAGCCAAGAGGGAGGGGGTACAGAACCCCAAAATCCCTTTAAGGTACTGAAAAGTCTGAAGAAATAG
- the plsX gene encoding phosphate acyltransferase PlsX, which yields MSVTLAVDAMGGDHGVSVTIPACCDFLQEHPDAMVIAVGDPKLLNEAIKQCNAEMLTRFEIIGATEIVLMDDPIEVALRRKKDSSMRVAITQVQEGKADAVISAGNTGALMAISRYLLKTLDGIDRPAIATAIPNELGKGTTVLDLGANADCEPIHLLQFAQMADVMLRVVNGNPSPSIGLLNIGEEVIKGNDVVKQTAELLRQSNLNFYGNVEGNDIFKGTTDIVVCDGFVGNVVLKASEGLAKMMSGMIREEFSRSLLTKLMGLAALLPLGRVRKRVDHRRYNGAVLLGLRGCVIKSHGSADRFAFKIALDRAYDAAKNRMVDKIAETFGMRSA from the coding sequence ATGAGTGTGACCCTTGCAGTCGATGCTATGGGCGGAGATCATGGTGTCTCTGTGACTATCCCAGCCTGCTGCGATTTTTTGCAAGAACATCCTGATGCCATGGTAATAGCAGTAGGTGATCCAAAATTGCTTAATGAAGCCATTAAACAATGTAATGCAGAAATGCTTACTCGTTTTGAGATTATTGGCGCCACCGAAATTGTTCTGATGGATGACCCCATTGAGGTGGCATTGCGTCGCAAAAAAGATTCTTCTATGCGAGTTGCGATTACACAAGTACAGGAAGGTAAAGCAGATGCCGTGATATCTGCAGGGAATACTGGCGCCTTAATGGCGATTTCGCGCTATCTCCTCAAAACTTTGGATGGTATTGATCGTCCCGCCATTGCAACGGCGATCCCAAATGAGCTAGGTAAGGGCACGACAGTATTGGATTTAGGGGCCAATGCAGATTGTGAGCCGATTCATCTTCTACAGTTTGCCCAAATGGCCGATGTGATGTTACGTGTCGTGAACGGTAATCCAAGCCCATCCATTGGCTTACTGAATATTGGTGAAGAGGTTATCAAAGGCAATGATGTTGTCAAACAAACAGCAGAGCTGTTAAGGCAAAGTAATCTCAACTTCTATGGCAATGTAGAGGGCAATGATATTTTTAAGGGGACAACTGATATTGTTGTCTGTGATGGCTTTGTAGGAAATGTAGTTTTAAAAGCCAGCGAAGGCTTAGCAAAGATGATGAGCGGCATGATCCGTGAAGAATTTAGTCGTTCACTGTTAACTAAATTAATGGGCTTGGCAGCACTCTTACCCTTGGGGAGGGTGCGTAAGCGAGTAGACCACCGCCGATATAACGGGGCGGTTTTATTGGGATTACGTGGTTGTGTGATCAAGAGTCATGGATCAGCGGATCGTTTTGCATTTAAGATTGCCCTCGACCGGGCATATGACGCTGCTAAGAACCGGATGGTTGATAAGATTGCAGAAACCTTTGGTATGAGGTCCGCATGA
- a CDS encoding S49 family peptidase yields the protein MDTKQSPESEKSNSQWERNALELLLLENLKENRKARRWKALLRILSLFVLVGLIYQVFDIQLPGSGGSGKHTALVSIEGEISPNSIANALDINSALTAAFESKEAVGVVLRINSPGGSPVQAGMINDEIRRLRTLHPEKPFYVVVEDVCASGGYYIAVAGDKILVDKASLVGSIGVVMGGFGFTGLMEKMGISRRLITAGSDKGMLDPFSKENPKQVEMVKKMLEDIHQQFITVVKQGRGERLKNDPDIFTGRVWNGEQALQLGLVDGYGTIDSVARDILKAPDLVDYTLKENFAERVAKRFGAETGAAISKALMRGAEMR from the coding sequence ATGGATACAAAGCAAAGCCCTGAATCAGAAAAATCCAACTCTCAATGGGAGCGAAACGCGCTTGAACTGCTCTTGCTTGAGAACTTAAAAGAGAATCGCAAGGCAAGGCGCTGGAAAGCTCTGTTAAGGATATTGAGTTTGTTTGTGTTGGTGGGCTTAATTTATCAAGTGTTTGATATTCAGTTGCCGGGTAGTGGTGGAAGTGGAAAACATACCGCCCTCGTGAGCATCGAGGGTGAGATTTCCCCAAACTCTATAGCAAATGCCTTGGATATCAATTCAGCGCTTACCGCAGCCTTTGAAAGCAAAGAGGCAGTTGGTGTCGTTTTGCGCATTAATAGCCCTGGTGGTTCACCCGTCCAGGCGGGCATGATTAATGATGAGATCAGACGTTTGCGAACCTTGCATCCTGAGAAACCCTTTTATGTAGTCGTTGAGGATGTATGTGCATCCGGCGGTTATTACATCGCCGTTGCCGGTGACAAGATATTGGTGGATAAGGCAAGTCTCGTAGGCTCTATTGGCGTGGTCATGGGCGGTTTTGGTTTTACAGGGCTCATGGAAAAAATGGGCATCTCTAGGCGCTTAATCACAGCGGGGTCAGACAAAGGTATGTTGGATCCTTTCTCCAAAGAAAACCCCAAACAAGTTGAGATGGTTAAAAAAATGCTTGAGGACATCCATCAGCAATTTATTACAGTGGTAAAGCAGGGTCGTGGCGAACGCTTAAAAAATGATCCTGACATCTTTACGGGGCGCGTATGGAATGGCGAACAAGCTTTGCAATTGGGACTGGTCGATGGGTATGGCACGATTGACTCTGTGGCGCGCGATATTTTGAAAGCGCCTGATTTAGTTGACTACACACTCAAAGAGAATTTTGCTGAACGAGTCGCTAAGCGTTTTGGTGCCGAAACAGGCGCTGCAATTAGCAAAGCACTGATGCGTGGCGCAGAGATGCGCTAA
- the rpmF gene encoding 50S ribosomal protein L32, whose translation MAVQQNKKSPSKRGMHRAHDFLTAPAIAVESTTGEAHLRHHVSPNGYYRGRKVVKTKND comes from the coding sequence ATGGCCGTCCAACAGAATAAAAAATCCCCTTCGAAACGTGGCATGCACCGCGCCCATGACTTTTTGACCGCCCCTGCAATTGCGGTTGAGTCCACTACTGGTGAGGCGCATTTGCGTCATCACGTTTCTCCAAATGGCTACTACCGTGGTCGAAAAGTCGTTAAGACCAAAAACGACTAA
- a CDS encoding SAM-dependent methyltransferase: protein MSKSSNTSVLGCLYLVPNTLGEEDRVTQLSRVIPPDALCQMASLKNWIVEDAKTARALLNAVNQITPLSHPLQSMQMNEWRGPQSKNKTGLKPHELLKPLIQGEDVGLMSEAGVPGVADPGAEIINMAHHLGARVKPLVGPSSILLGLMASGLNGQCFSFHGYLPVDVVERSKKIKQLEHRSKQNHETQLWIETPYRNTAMLETCLATLLPQTQLCLAIDLSLETEWIWTAPINEWQKRFTNQSSMNDVLKNRPAIFLMLA from the coding sequence ATGTCTAAGTCTTCAAATACAAGCGTCTTAGGATGTTTATATCTAGTGCCCAATACCCTCGGTGAAGAAGATCGAGTGACACAATTATCGCGGGTCATTCCACCGGATGCTCTTTGCCAAATGGCCTCTCTCAAAAATTGGATTGTTGAGGATGCAAAGACCGCAAGAGCCCTACTCAACGCCGTCAACCAAATTACTCCTTTGAGTCACCCTCTCCAAAGCATGCAAATGAACGAATGGCGCGGACCTCAGAGTAAAAACAAGACTGGTCTTAAACCCCACGAACTACTAAAACCCTTAATACAGGGTGAGGATGTGGGCCTGATGTCAGAAGCGGGGGTTCCAGGTGTCGCTGACCCTGGTGCAGAGATCATTAATATGGCACATCATTTGGGGGCACGGGTTAAACCTTTGGTTGGGCCAAGCTCGATCTTGTTGGGTTTAATGGCGAGCGGTTTAAATGGTCAATGCTTTAGTTTTCATGGCTACCTTCCGGTTGATGTTGTCGAGCGCTCCAAAAAGATCAAACAGCTTGAACATCGCTCCAAACAAAATCATGAAACTCAGCTATGGATTGAAACACCCTACCGTAATACGGCGATGTTAGAAACTTGCCTAGCCACTCTCCTACCTCAGACTCAACTATGTCTAGCCATCGACTTAAGTCTTGAAACCGAATGGATTTGGACGGCCCCTATCAACGAATGGCAAAAACGATTTACCAATCAATCCAGCATGAATGATGTTTTAAAAAATCGTCCTGCTATTTTTTTAATGCTGGCTTAG